The sequence GAATATGAGATTTATGATCACTTTCTGTGGTTTATGAGCGGAAATCTGTTTTTATGATCACTTTCCGCGGTTTATGAGCGGAAATCCGTTTTTATGATCCCTTTTCAGGTTTTATGAGCAGAATCCCTGTTTTATGATCACTTTCCACTTTTCCGGGCGAGATCCCCGCGCGCCCAGCGCTGAAAATCCGTCGCTGAACGGCTGCCCTCCGATACCTGTTTGACTCATCTCAGAAGAGGGAATGGAACGGATACACTTGAAAAGAGGAGGCAGTTCACGATGAAGAAGACATTGGCACTGACAGCACTTGGTCTTGGCGCCGCCTATTTGATGCGCAACAAAGACGCACGGGACAAACTTTCCAAGCAGTTCGATGAATTCTCCAACACACCGATGCGCGGGGATAAGAAGAAAGATGCCCGGCCATCACAGACCGCAGCGACTGCTAATAAGTGAAAAAAACCGCTTTCCGGTCTGCCGGAAGCGGTTTTTCTTTACGGAATCATAGGTTCCACTCTATCTATGGGAGAGCCGGTGTGACGGAATGCAGCCGGCAGACCCGTGAAAGAACCGGCTGGAGTTCAGGCCAGCCGGTCTTCGAATCCTAATATCGGGATACGGTCTTCTGCCAATTGTACGTCCTCCACTGACATTTCAATCATAAAGGTACCAGAGCCATATGGCTGCACGGCCACCTTTTTGGCAGCGAAGGGATTATGGGTCACCAGCTTCAGGAGGCCTGTCCGGCTGTCGATCCCTTCCACTGCAAATCGATGGCCTTTCACCAGGGCATATGGGATGATTTCATAGGCATCCTCCAATTCGCTGATTGTGACCGGACGGACAAAGGAGGCAGAAGTCCCGTCCATCGCCGAAAAGCCGTTCCCCAATTGGGCCTCGTCCGTGGATGTCAGATAAATCTGTCGGTTCCTGGAACTGATTTCATACTCATTCCCTTTCCAGCACGCAAATCTTCCTCTTCGAAACATGCCATCACCTCCGAGTCGTGAAGTTCTGCATCTATCTTCCAGTATATAAGTAATCCAGCAATTCCGATAGATAGGATTCGCCCTATATTGTGGGTGAGGGTGAAGACTTACAAACACACTAGCCGCCTGGTAGATAGTAACTATACCCTTTTTCGCTTGTAGTTTAACTCGGCACCACGAAGGGTATGAAATGACTATTACACATCGAGGAGGTTTTTTGAATGAGCAACGACAACGGGTTTTCAGATAAGGTAAAAGGTGCTGTGAACAAAGTGAAAGGCGAAGCAAAAGACCAGTACGGCAATGCGACGGATGATATCAGCAAACAGGCTGAAGGGAAGTACGACAAAATGAAAGGCGAGGTACAGGAGCAGGTCGGCGAGCACAAAGACGATCGTGATCGCCGCTGATACCTGCTGATAAGCAGCCGGAACAGCTGAATGACCAGCTGTTCCGGCTATTTTTATTGCAAAAAAACCGGTCAGCCTACAACTGGTTTCTTACAGCTTATTTGTGTTGATGCGGGGATACCGCCCGGCATTCTCTTCAGCTTCCACATCCTCACTTGCGTTCTCAAGCGGGATGCCGCTGTCCGTCATCTCGCCCTCACTGTCAAACGGTGTCGGTGCGGATGTTCCGCCGCGCGTGCCTGCCGGATCATGATGGGTCGGTGCGTCCGGATCATCCATGACGAACAATGCCACACCGCCGTCCTTGACTTCATTATAGAACGCCTGCGTCTGCTGCTCATTGAAGCCGAGCTGATCGAATGCCTCTTTGGCAGGCTCCTGGTCGGTGAATAGGAACTTCATGCGCGCCAGCCAGCCGTCCTGCTCCCTTGTCGGCAGCACGATGTCAGTCTGATCTTCAAGCATGCGGTCATTGTCTTCCGTATTGGACACAGCGAAGATTTCGTCTTTCGTATAGCCGAGCGACTTCAATTCCGTGATTTTTGCCAGCACCGCGTCAATGGAGTGGTAGGTGCCTGCGTATCGTTTCTGCTTCATCGGGTTTCACGTCCTCCCTTACCATAATTACAGTATCTATTCCCCATTCCTTCCCGTTTAGAAACCCATGGCCGGTCAGGTTTAATATTTCCGGAAAGGTGAATACTGTCTATACTACGAAAAAGGAGTGAACGCTTGAATGGACGTTAAAGGCAAAGTCGAGGGCGAGCTGCAGAACATGGACAGTGAGAAGAAAGAGGATATCCTTGAGAACTTCGGTAAATTCAAGTCCTACTTGGCAGACCAGGTCGCTAAAGGGGAAAAGCTCGGGCTCAGTGACAATCAGCTGACGAAAGCGACTGAATTCGTTGCCAGCTACCTTGCGAAGCACGAAGAACCGAAAAACCGTGAACAGTACGTGCTCCAGGAGCTCTGGAAGGTGGGCGACAAAGACGAACAGAAAGCACTGTCCAGCCTGCTCTTGAAACTTGTCAAAGCGGAGTAACTCCTAAAGGAGGAACCAGATATGGATGATAAGAAGAAGCCATTCACTTCAGAAGACCGGAAAGACGTCATAGAACCTTACATGGACAACCCTGAAGGGATCAAGACCGATAAGGAGACACTCTTCGACATGCATGAGGATATGCAGACCGTTGATGCTATTCCTGTGGAAGATACACGCATGGAATGGGAAGAGGAGAAACAGGAAAACCATCGGAAGTCGAAAGACGAATCCGCGACTGAAGAGAAATTTGATAACCAGTGACCGATGCAGGCAGGGAGTTCAACCTCCCTGTTTTTTTTATTTCCCGGGAAATGATAGCCCCCATCTGTTTTGCATCTGCAAGCTCCCCGCCGTACAATGGAAGACAGATGTATACGGAGGTTGAAAGGGGTTTTCCGATGCTGAAAGATCGTCTCTATTATCAAGATCCTTATGTAACGAAATTCACTGCACGTGTGATCCGTCATGGCGCTGATGAGAGCGGACGGCCATATACCATCCTGGATAACACGGCATTCTACCCGACAGGCGGCGGACAGCCCCATGATATCGGCACGATCGATGGGGTTGCTGTAACAGATGTCGAAGAGGCGGATGGCGAAATCCGTCATTATACGGAGCAGCCGCTTTCTGCAGAAGGCACCATATCGGGGGAAATCGACTGGAAGCGCCGGTTCGATCATATGCAGCAGCACACCGGCCAGCACATCCTGACCGCTGCGCTTGTTGAGCTGTTCGGATATCCGACCGTCAGTTTCCACTTAGGCCGGGAACTTGTGTCGATCGATATCGACACGCCCCATATAAAACCAGAAGAACTCGCTGCAGCGGAGCGTCTGGCCAACCAGGTCATCCTTGAAAACCGGCCGATCGAACAGCGCTGGGTCACGCAGGAAGAACTCGGTCAGTATGCATTGCGGAAAGAAGTCAGTGTCGAAGAGGAGATCCGTCTTGTCATCATTCCCGACTTCGACACGAACGGATGCGGCGGGACGCATCCGCAAGCGACCGGACAAGTCGCCGCCCTGAAGATCCTGTCCTCCGAAAAAGAAAAGCAGCATACCCGCATCCATTTTGTGTGCGGCGGCCGTGTGCTGGATCAGCTGGGAGCGGTCCATCAGGAGCTGACGAAGACATCCCAGCTGCTGAGCGCACCGCTTCTGGGAACTTCCTCGGCTGCCGGGCTGCTGCTGCAGACCCAGCATTCCCTCGAAAAGCAGCTGGAACACGCCCGGGAAGAACTGCTCGACCGGGAGGCGGAACGTCTGGCAAGCCGCAAGTCCATCAAGATCCGGCAGACGTATACTGACCGTCCAATGAAGGAATTGCAGAAACTTGCGAAGAAAACGATTGCACTTCGTGAGCAGGCCATCGTCATCCTCGTCTCCGAATCTGCGGATAAACTCCAGTTCGTCCTGTCGCGGAGTGCCTCCTTGACCCCTGATCTGCGGACAGCCTCCTCGATCGCCCTGCCGGCGATCGAAGGGAAAGGAGGCGGTTCAGCTGCCGCCGTACAAGGCGGCGGTGCCCGCCTCATGTCCGCCGGGGAACTTGCCGAACTGCTGGAACGGTCCATTCCTATGCATATCTGACCTGCCCAAAACACCCCCTCCATCGCAACGGATGGAGGGGGTGTTTCACTGTCATTCTTTTTTGCCAATGACGGCTTCCCAATCGATCGTGCCGGCTTTGACTTCATCGCGCCGCTCTTTTGTCATCGAGTCCGACGGGCGGCCGCCATTCGGCCAGTCCTTGTCGTGGTGTGCGAACTCCGGTCGATCCTGTGAAAGGATGAATGCAGCGACATCCGCCACTTCCTGATCGGACAGGCTGCCGACATTGCCGACCGGCATGTTATTCTTGACGTAGCCGGCCATTTTCGTCAGACGTGCAATGCCTGCCCCGTCATTGAATGAGCCCTGCCCCCACAATTTCGGGCCTGTATTGGACCCTGTTCCGCTGCCGTCGCCAGCATGGCAGGTTGCACAGGATTGCTGGTAGACCTTCTCGCCATCTGCCACATTCGGCAACGGCATGTCTTCGAAGCTGTTCTGATGACGCCAGTCGAGTTCAGCCCCAACCGGAATCCCTTCGGAGATATACGTCATGTACGCAACCATGGCACGCAGATCGGGGTCATCCATGTCGAACTTCTGTCCGTCCATACTGCGTACCATGCAGCCGTTGATCCGGTCTTCCAAGGAAACGATTTTGCCGGAGCGGCCGATATACATCGGATAGACGGAGGACATGCCGACCAGTGAAGAGACCTCCTCATCCAGCCCAGCTCCTGCATGGCAGCTTGTACAGGACAGTTCGTTCACCCGTTTTTCACCGTCTTCCGCCGTGGCCGCTTCACTGCGGAGCACATTCGACGTATCGTTCACAAGTTCATAGCCCCGTTTGATGGCTGTTCCCAGCTCATCATCGGGAACGTCATCCATCGACGGCGGATTATAGGCGATCGTTCCGCTGTCTGTGACATCGGGCTGAGCGACTTCTGTGATGTCCTCCGCTTCGGATGCCTTATTCGTCTTCAGCTGGAAAGACATGAGCACGATTGTAAGCGCAAAGACCGCAATGATGATGGATAAGACCAATGTAGATGTTCTTCTCAACTTACTCTCCCCCTTCTTCCTTGCTTATATATACAGTATACACCCGCCTTCCGCCTATTTGTATCGATATTGAAATACATAGGGAAATCCCTGAGCCGCCCCTGTCCTTCGCCTCTACTATGCAGAATATTTCGGCTTTTACTTATGTCCCAAAACCTTTTCCCAGTCGATAGTCCCGTCTTTCACTTGCTGTTGTTTTTCCTTATCCATGATATCCGTCGGGCCGCCGCCATCCGGCCAGTCCGACCCGCTATCCGGGAATTCCGGCCGCTCCTGTGACAGGATGAAGGCCGTCACGTCCGCTGCTTCCTGAAGACTGAGCGAGCCCGGCGCGTTCTG comes from Sporosarcina trichiuri and encodes:
- a CDS encoding DUF3243 family protein — its product is MDVKGKVEGELQNMDSEKKEDILENFGKFKSYLADQVAKGEKLGLSDNQLTKATEFVASYLAKHEEPKNREQYVLQELWKVGDKDEQKALSSLLLKLVKAE
- a CDS encoding serine-tRNA(Ala) deacylase AlaX, producing the protein MLKDRLYYQDPYVTKFTARVIRHGADESGRPYTILDNTAFYPTGGGQPHDIGTIDGVAVTDVEEADGEIRHYTEQPLSAEGTISGEIDWKRRFDHMQQHTGQHILTAALVELFGYPTVSFHLGRELVSIDIDTPHIKPEELAAAERLANQVILENRPIEQRWVTQEELGQYALRKEVSVEEEIRLVIIPDFDTNGCGGTHPQATGQVAALKILSSEKEKQHTRIHFVCGGRVLDQLGAVHQELTKTSQLLSAPLLGTSSAAGLLLQTQHSLEKQLEHAREELLDREAERLASRKSIKIRQTYTDRPMKELQKLAKKTIALREQAIVILVSESADKLQFVLSRSASLTPDLRTASSIALPAIEGKGGGSAAAVQGGGARLMSAGELAELLERSIPMHI
- a CDS encoding c-type cytochrome, whose product is MRRTSTLVLSIIIAVFALTIVLMSFQLKTNKASEAEDITEVAQPDVTDSGTIAYNPPSMDDVPDDELGTAIKRGYELVNDTSNVLRSEAATAEDGEKRVNELSCTSCHAGAGLDEEVSSLVGMSSVYPMYIGRSGKIVSLEDRINGCMVRSMDGQKFDMDDPDLRAMVAYMTYISEGIPVGAELDWRHQNSFEDMPLPNVADGEKVYQQSCATCHAGDGSGTGSNTGPKLWGQGSFNDGAGIARLTKMAGYVKNNMPVGNVGSLSDQEVADVAAFILSQDRPEFAHHDKDWPNGGRPSDSMTKERRDEVKAGTIDWEAVIGKKE
- a CDS encoding general stress protein, with protein sequence MKQKRYAGTYHSIDAVLAKITELKSLGYTKDEIFAVSNTEDNDRMLEDQTDIVLPTREQDGWLARMKFLFTDQEPAKEAFDQLGFNEQQTQAFYNEVKDGGVALFVMDDPDAPTHHDPAGTRGGTSAPTPFDSEGEMTDSGIPLENASEDVEAEENAGRYPRINTNKL
- a CDS encoding CsbD family protein, translating into MSNDNGFSDKVKGAVNKVKGEAKDQYGNATDDISKQAEGKYDKMKGEVQEQVGEHKDDRDRR